A stretch of the Methanosphaera sp. genome encodes the following:
- the hacA gene encoding homoaconitase large subunit, translated as MSMSMSEKILAKASNQEKTEAGEIVMADIDTAMVHDLTGPLTLQALEQINTDKVWDPEKIVIPFDHQVPADTIIAAEHHKMLRQFVKDQKIENFYDVYEGVCHQVLPEKGHVIPSTVVVGSDSHTCTHGALGAFSTGIGSTDMAMVFATGQLWFKVPETIQFNISGQLKENVTSKDVILSIIGSVGQDGARYKAAEFTGETITNMEVDDRMVLSNMAIEMGAKTGLIAPDAKTDAYLKGRTTKTYEKLTTDADAPSVETIDVDISDLEAQVACPNYVDNVKPASEVEDVEVDQVFIGSCTNGRIDDLRQAARVLKAKEIKKGVRVLVIPASREIYEQALSEGLIDIFVKAGALVCNPCCGPCLGGHVGLIADGEVSLSTSNRNFKGRQGSPDASVYLSSAVVAAESALTGHITAPRKN; from the coding sequence ATGTCAATGTCAATGTCAGAAAAAATATTAGCAAAAGCTTCAAACCAAGAAAAAACAGAAGCAGGCGAAATAGTAATGGCAGATATAGATACTGCTATGGTACATGATTTAACAGGACCACTAACACTACAAGCACTAGAACAAATTAACACAGATAAAGTATGGGATCCTGAAAAAATAGTAATACCATTTGACCACCAAGTACCAGCTGATACAATAATAGCAGCAGAACATCATAAAATGTTAAGACAGTTCGTAAAAGATCAAAAAATTGAAAACTTCTATGATGTATATGAAGGTGTATGTCATCAAGTATTACCAGAAAAAGGACACGTAATTCCATCAACAGTAGTTGTAGGAAGTGACTCACACACCTGTACACACGGAGCATTAGGAGCATTTTCAACAGGTATAGGATCAACAGATATGGCAATGGTATTTGCAACAGGACAATTATGGTTTAAAGTACCAGAAACAATCCAATTTAATATATCAGGACAATTAAAAGAAAATGTTACAAGTAAAGATGTAATACTTAGTATAATTGGAAGTGTAGGACAAGACGGTGCAAGATACAAAGCAGCTGAATTTACAGGAGAAACCATAACAAACATGGAAGTAGACGATCGTATGGTACTCAGTAACATGGCAATAGAAATGGGAGCAAAAACAGGACTCATAGCACCAGATGCAAAAACAGATGCATACCTCAAAGGAAGAACAACAAAAACCTATGAAAAACTCACAACAGATGCAGATGCACCATCAGTTGAAACAATTGATGTAGATATATCAGATCTTGAAGCACAAGTAGCATGTCCAAACTATGTAGATAATGTAAAACCAGCAAGTGAAGTAGAAGATGTAGAAGTAGATCAAGTATTCATAGGATCATGTACAAATGGACGTATTGATGACTTAAGACAAGCAGCACGTGTACTTAAAGCAAAAGAAATTAAAAAAGGAGTACGTGTACTTGTAATACCAGCATCACGTGAAATCTATGAACAAGCATTATCTGAAGGATTAATAGACATATTTGTAAAAGCAGGAGCATTAGTATGCAACCCATGTTGTGGACCATGTCTTGGAGGACATGTAGGATTAATAGCTGATGGAGAAGTAAGTCTTTCAACATCAAACCGTAACTTTAAAGGAAGACAAGGAAGCCCTGATGCATCAGTATACTTAAGTTCAGCAGTAGTTGCAGCAGAAAGTGCACTAACAGGACACATAACAGCACCAAGAAAAAACTAA
- a CDS encoding 3-isopropylmalate dehydratase small subunit translates to MKKIIEGRVLKLGDDIDTDSILPGRYLTLSDADDLGKHVMEGYDLNYKEKIQPGDVMVAGSNFGCGSSREHAPIALKAAGVKAVVAKSFARIFYRNAINIGLALLEAPEGPDEIDEEDIVELDLENGVLKNLTKEKEYKTSKLPPFMFEILENNGLIEYLNKTRFNEE, encoded by the coding sequence ATGAAAAAAATTATTGAAGGAAGAGTATTAAAACTAGGCGATGACATAGATACAGACAGTATACTTCCTGGAAGATACTTAACATTATCAGATGCAGATGATCTTGGAAAACACGTAATGGAAGGATATGACTTAAATTACAAAGAAAAAATCCAACCTGGAGATGTAATGGTTGCAGGATCAAACTTTGGATGTGGATCATCACGTGAACATGCACCAATAGCACTTAAAGCTGCAGGTGTAAAAGCAGTAGTTGCAAAATCATTTGCAAGAATCTTCTACAGAAATGCAATAAACATAGGACTTGCACTTCTAGAAGCACCAGAAGGACCAGATGAAATCGATGAAGAAGATATTGTAGAACTTGACCTTGAAAATGGTGTACTTAAAAACTTAACAAAAGAAAAAGAATACAAAACATCAAAACTTCCACCTTTCATGTTTGAAATACTTGAAAACAATGGATTAATTGAATACTTAAACAAAACAAGATTTAATGAGGAATAA
- a CDS encoding isocitrate/isopropylmalate family dehydrogenase — protein sequence MAYNIAVIGGDGIGPEVVDAAITVLDKLPVEFNYTYAEAGDECAEKTGVPLPDETIEIAKNADAVLFGAAGETAAAVIVRLRQELETFVNLRPVKSLQPEKYGNIDFMIVRENTEDLYIGEEEVTEDGAVAYKRITKNASEKIADYAFKYAQDTNRSKVTAVHKANVLKVTDGLFKDSFYKVAENYPEIETNDFYVDATAMYLITNPLDFEVIVTTNLYGDILSDEGAGLVGGLGMIPSANIGDENGLFEPVHGSAPDIAGQGIADPAATILSACMMLDYLGESEHARHIEEVLINVIQEGVHVTLDLGGEYSTKQMAEYIAEQL from the coding sequence ATGGCATATAACATAGCAGTAATTGGCGGAGACGGAATAGGACCTGAAGTAGTAGATGCAGCAATAACAGTACTAGATAAATTACCAGTAGAATTCAACTACACCTATGCAGAAGCTGGTGATGAATGTGCAGAAAAAACAGGAGTTCCACTACCTGATGAAACAATAGAAATAGCAAAAAATGCAGATGCAGTACTCTTTGGAGCAGCAGGAGAAACAGCAGCAGCTGTAATTGTAAGACTAAGACAAGAACTTGAAACATTTGTAAATCTCAGACCTGTAAAATCATTACAACCTGAAAAATATGGAAACATAGACTTCATGATTGTACGTGAAAATACAGAAGATCTCTACATTGGAGAAGAAGAAGTTACAGAAGATGGTGCAGTAGCATACAAAAGAATTACAAAAAATGCATCAGAAAAAATAGCAGACTATGCATTTAAATATGCACAAGATACAAACAGATCAAAAGTAACAGCAGTACATAAAGCAAACGTACTTAAAGTAACAGATGGATTATTTAAAGATTCATTCTATAAAGTAGCAGAAAACTACCCAGAAATTGAAACAAATGATTTCTATGTAGATGCAACAGCAATGTATCTTATAACAAATCCACTAGACTTTGAAGTTATTGTAACAACAAACCTATATGGTGACATTCTCTCTGATGAAGGAGCAGGACTTGTAGGTGGACTTGGTATGATTCCATCAGCAAACATTGGTGATGAAAATGGATTATTTGAACCAGTACATGGTTCAGCACCAGATATTGCAGGTCAAGGAATTGCAGATCCAGCAGCAACAATACTTTCAGCTTGTATGATGCTTGACTACCTCGGTGAAAGTGAACATGCACGTCATATTGAAGAAGTATTAATTAATGTAATCCAGGAAGGAGTACATGTAACACTAGATCTTGGTGGAGAATACTCAACAAAACAAATGGCTGAATATATTGCAGAACAATTATAA